A window of the Desulfurobacterium atlanticum genome harbors these coding sequences:
- the hypE gene encoding hydrogenase expression/formation protein HypE — protein sequence MEKIEIAHGSGGSLTKELIENIFLKYLDFEELKSLQDSAYIRINSSKIAMTTDSYVVKPYKFPGGNTGKLSVCGTVNDLTVSGAVPKFLSLGLIVEEGLPIKELEEIIKTIAETAKSAGVSVVTGDTKVVEQGKCDRIYINTAGIGEIKRTFSSEKVKPGDLIIVTGTVGDHGIAISLAREEFDMEIPVESDCAPLNSLLVPLFDIEGVKWMRDPTRGGVATVAVELSEMADCGITLFEDKIPVKESVNFVCDMLGYDPLYLANEGKALIVVDKKDAEKVLKKLKEHPLGKESAIIGEITDRFKGVRLKTKIGGERILDLLEDDPLPRIC from the coding sequence ATGGAAAAGATAGAAATTGCACACGGAAGCGGAGGAAGTTTAACAAAAGAACTTATAGAAAACATCTTTTTAAAATATCTGGACTTTGAAGAGCTGAAATCTTTACAAGATTCGGCATACATCAGAATAAACTCCAGTAAAATTGCAATGACAACAGACTCCTACGTTGTTAAACCTTACAAGTTTCCAGGTGGAAATACAGGTAAATTATCTGTCTGCGGAACTGTAAACGACCTTACAGTCAGCGGGGCAGTTCCAAAATTCCTTTCCCTTGGACTTATAGTTGAAGAAGGACTGCCGATAAAAGAGCTTGAAGAGATTATTAAAACCATAGCCGAAACGGCAAAATCGGCAGGTGTAAGCGTAGTAACTGGAGATACAAAAGTGGTGGAACAGGGAAAATGTGACAGAATATATATAAACACAGCAGGTATCGGTGAAATTAAAAGAACTTTTTCATCAGAAAAAGTAAAACCGGGAGATTTAATTATAGTTACAGGAACTGTAGGAGACCACGGAATAGCTATATCCCTTGCAAGGGAAGAGTTTGATATGGAAATCCCTGTTGAAAGTGACTGCGCCCCTTTAAACTCACTTCTTGTTCCTCTCTTTGATATTGAAGGTGTAAAGTGGATGAGAGATCCAACACGAGGAGGGGTTGCAACCGTTGCAGTGGAGCTATCTGAAATGGCAGATTGTGGAATAACCCTTTTTGAAGATAAAATTCCTGTAAAAGAGTCTGTTAACTTCGTATGTGATATGCTCGGATATGATCCTCTCTATCTTGCCAACGAAGGAAAAGCTTTAATAGTAGTTGACAAAAAAGACGCAGAAAAGGTGCTTAAAAAATTGAAAGAACATCCACTTGGAAAGGAAAGTGCAATCATAGGAGAAATAACAGATAGATTCAAAGGAGTAAGGCTAAAGACAAAAATAGGTGGAGAAAGGATACTTGATCTTCTTGAAGATGACCCTCTACCAAGGATATGCTGA